Genomic segment of Desulfovermiculus halophilus DSM 18834:
TATCACGTCCAGAGCCATCCCAATGTGGAATACGCCTTTGTTATCCGCCAGGGGAAGGTCTTGGCCCATACCTTTGAACAGGGTGTTCCCCGTAATCTCATCGATGCCAACAGCCCCCCGGAGCAAGGCGTGCCCGGGCTGCAGCGCGTGGTCTCCAAGTCCGGAGCAAAGGACATTTTGGACCTGGCCTGGCCAGTTTTTGAGGGTAAAGCGGGCACACTGCGCATGGGGTTCGATCGGGGCGCGCTTGTCACCCGCATGCAGGAACTGTGGCTGGAGATCGCCCTGGTCACTCTGGCCATTCTCATTTCGGCAGTTATTGGCGGTCTTTTTTTCATGCGCCGCATCACCAAGCCCCTTGAATCCCTGGTCCAGGCCACCCAGGCCATGGACAGAGGCCGGTTTGATATCCGGGTCCAAACCCAGGGCAAGGATGAATTCGCCTCCCTGGCCAAATCATTTAATAATATGGCCGCCCGTCTGGGTCGGTACACCACAAGCCTGCAGAAACAGGCTGAAAGCCTGGAACAGATGCACAACCAACTGTCCACAGCTTATGATGTTATCCGGACAGTATCCGCCCAAACCCGACTGGACACAATCGGCAAATACCTTTTGGGCCAGCTCAAGGAAATCCTGACCTGCAAGGAGATGGTCCTTTTGCTCTGCAATCCAGACAAAACCCGCCTCGTCAGGCTTTCAGATCAGGGTGTGGCAATCAAAAACAATCAGCAGGAACTGGATGAACTCGAAACAGCTCTGCAAGGCCTGCCCTCGCACTCGGTCTGCAAAGCAAGTCGCATCGGTCTGCCTTTGATAGATCAGCCCATTTCCGAATCCCCTGCCCAGGCAATCATTCCCTTTGACAGCCATGAAAACATCTTCGGAGCCCTGGTCATCGCCTGCCCCGGAGACTGCGAGTGCGATTTCAAAGAAGCCGACTTGGTGTCTCTGATTATCGCCCATACGGCGGAAAGCATTTTTCGGGCTGTCAGGCAGGAAGAAGAGATGCAGGACCTGCAATCTCTCCTGGAAGGGCATCCGGTATATGGAAATATAGTGGGCAAAAACCCGGTCATGCAAAAGGTCTTCAATCTGATCGACGAAGTGGCCCCCACCGGGGCCACGGTCCTGATTAGCGGTGAGAGCGGAACCGGCAAGGAGCTGGTGGCCAGGGCCATTCACGACAAAAGTCCCCGCAAAGACAAACCCTTTGTGGTCATTGACTGTTCCGCATTCCCCTCCACCCTGATCGAAAGCGAGCTCTTCGGTCATACCAAGGGAGCTTTTACCGGAGCTACAAATGCAAAAGCGGGTCGGTTCGAACAGGCAGACGGGGGGACGGTTTTTCTGGATGAAATAGGCGAGGTCCCGTTGGAGCTGCAAGTTAAGCTGCTTCGCGTCTTGCAGACTCAGAGGTTCGAAAGACTTGGCGGCAGACAGACCATTGAGGTGGACATGCGCATCATTGCAGCCACCAACAAGGATCTTCTGGAAGAAGTCAGGGCCGGCCGGTTTCGGGAAGATCTCTATTACCGGCTGGAAGTGATCCCTATTCATCTGCCGCCCCTGCGATCCCGGGGCAACGATGTGGCCCTATTGGCTCGGCACTTCCTGTCCCTGTTTGCAGCCAGGATGGAAAAACAGATTCAGGACATAAGCTCCCAGGCCATGCGCCTGATTCTGCGCTATCCCTGGCCGGGCAATGTGCGGGAGCTGGAAAATGTCATGGAGCAGGCGGTGATCATGGCCAGGGGAGACCGCCTCCTGCCCGGAGATCTACCGGACAAGCTCCTGGAGCCAAGCCCCAAAACCACGCCGGAAAAAGAAATGTGGTCCCATGAGCGGGATCTTCTGGTTCAGACCCTGGATGAATGCGGGTGGAACAAGAAGCTCGCAGCTGAAAAACTGGGGATTGGACGAAGTACGCTGTACAGCAAGCTCAAGCGGTACAATCTCCAACAGCAAAACGAGTGAAGCTCACCTCTTTTTCAATCCTTGGCCCTGGACACCCCAACCTTTGTGTCCACAATCGATACATAGTCGTATCTGCCTGAAAACACAAAAATATACCGACACGGTATGTTTTTGTGTTTTGGATGTGGACACCCAAATCCCTGAGCCTTTTGGTAGACCAGCTTAGGGGCGGACCTTGCTTGCCTGAAATCTTATCCCGTTAGGGCATTTCACTGGGTGTCCTCTCAGGTACATGAGGGCGAATGATTATTCGCCCCGACTCATTCTCGTTCGCCACTTTCATACTGGATCAAACCGGACGTCTGCGGTCAGCGCCGGTGCTGACCTGTGTCGAGTGCAGAAACAGTTTGTGCACGCAACCCCACCAGGGCCTGTCCATGTGATCTTTCCTCCTTCGACTCCATCCACCTTTTTCTGGAATAAATTTTGCTTTCACTAGATTGTTCGGGCAATGACGGAGGGATGGTAACACGATTCATTATATGATCTATCCGGCAAATTTTCTTTTTTTGCCTGCTTTGGGGCAAAAATAGTTCAGATTTGCCGAAGGCAAAGCTGAATATGGACAACATGAAAGCTGACCTCAGGCTGATCGACCTGGGCCTGACCCCAGCAGACAGAAAAGCTATAGATGATATCCTTCAAGAAATTGGGGGATACAGAGAGTCAGTTGATTCTATGACTGCTTGTTTTCACTTTGCGGAAGATGCAGACGGGCCGTTGTCCCTGATCATAGATATTGATGCTGTACCCGTAGATGACCAGCTTTTACATCGCATTAACAAACTCAACCCTTATTGCAGAGTCCTTATTCTGTCCACCAGATCCTTTCATCCGGAACTCAAAGAATCACTTCGCCGCAATATATTTGCGGTTATCAATAAATCAAGCACTCATAATGAACTTCACACCTGTCTTCAAGCCCTTTTGGAAAGCAGCCAGATTCCTGGTTATACCGGTAAGAACCGTGATAAATGAATTCTTATGCATCACAAACAAAGGGATTGCTTATGAAACGAACATCCGGTGATCCACAATCTGCGCCTTGCACATCACTCACCCGCAGGACCTTTATCAAAGGCTCTCTGGCCGCTGGAGCGATGGCCAGCAGCATGCCCGCCCTGCGCGCTTTTGTGCGTGCTGACCCGGCCGAAGCAGCCGTCCCCGGTCAAGCCGGAGAGTGGCTGCCGGCCAACTGCCAGGGCTGCACCTCCTGGTGCTCCAAGCAGGTTTATGTGGTTGACGGCCGGGCGGTGAAGGTCCGCGGCAACCCCCATTCCAAGGTGAACATGGGGGCAAGCTGTCCCAGAAGTCACCTTGGGCTGCAGCAGGTCTACGATCCGGACCGGATCAAGGTACCCATGAAGCGGACCAACCCTAATAAGGGAAGAGATCAGGACCCGGGCTTTGTGCCTATATCCTGGGACGAGGCCCTGGAGACAATCGCCGACCGGATCATGGACCTGCGTAAAAAAAATGAAACCCACAAGTATATGCTCATGCGCGGCCGGTATACTTACATGCGGGACGTGCTCTACGACTCCATGACCAAGATCATCGGCTCTCCGAACAACATATCCCACAGTACCCTGTGTGCCGAGGGAGAGAAGTTCGGACCCTATTACACCGAAGGACTTTGGGCCTACAGGCAATACGACATTGAAAACACCCGTTACATCCTGCTCTGGGGGGCGGACCCCCTGGCTGCCAACCGCCAAGTGTCCTATTACAGCTACGCCTGGGGCAATGCCCTGGATCGGGCCAAGGTGGCCATTGTGGAACCCAGGCTCTCGGCCACCGCAGCCAAGGCCGATGAATGGCTGGCGGCCGAACCCGGCCAGGACGGGGCCATTGCTGTGGCCATGGCTCACGTCATCCTCACCGAGGGCCTGTGGTACCGTGATTTTGTCGGTGATTTTACCGACGGGGTGAACCGCTTTGCCCAAGGTCAGGCAGTCGACGAAACGCTTTTTGAGGAAAAATACACCCACGGTCTGGTCAGGTGGTGGAACCTGGAGGTTAAAGACAAGACTGCCGAATGGGCCGCGGACAAGGCCGGGATATCCGCCGAGCAGATCCGCAGAGTGGCCATAGAATACGCTCAAGCCGCACCGAATGTCATGTCCTGGGTCGGGGGCGGGCCGAGCATGCAGGTCCGCAGCGCCTATGCCTGCATGGCGTGTCATGCCTTAAACGGTCTGACCGGAGGCGTGGACAATGTGGGCGGCACCCTGAAGGCGAATACGGTCTATACCCAAGGCTTTCCAGATTACTCTGAGTACTTGGACGAAATTGCCAAACAGGGCAAGGAGCACGAGAAGATCGACCAACGCGGCAGATTGGAATTTCCTTGCCTCAAGGAAGGCAAATCTGGAGGTGGGGTGAACACCAACCGAGCTGCTGACGGAATAATCAATGAAGATCCCAATGAAATAAAAATGGCCATCGCCTACATGAACAACTTCAACTTCTCGGCCCCTGAAGGTCAGCGCTGGGATAAGGCCCTGGCCAAGATCCCCTTTCTGGTGCACATCACCACCAACGCCTCGGAGTTCTCCTGGTTCGCGGACATCGTCCTGCCGGACACCCATCATCAGTTCGAGAAATGGGGCTACACCAAATCCCACGGCCATGGATACCGCCATGTGGTCCTGCAGCAGCCTATCATCGACATGCCCTTTGACTACAAGATAGACGAAACCGAAATTCCTTTTTTGCTGGGCAAGAAGCTGGCGGATAGAGGCTTTGACCTCCTGCACCGTTATCATGTGGAAAAATTCAAAGACCCGGAAACAGGCAAGACGCCAACCAACGAGAAGGAGTTCGCCGAGTACGCAGTCAAAATCGGAACCGAAAAACTGTGGAACCCGGCCAAATGGGAGGGTGGAGA
This window contains:
- a CDS encoding sigma 54-interacting transcriptional regulator gives rise to the protein MRISPKTLKGSLLLAVTALVVASTLLVAVLASQRYAGALNENLKAQAENQAHSLSLQVSDLILINDLVGLQKALTYHVQSHPNVEYAFVIRQGKVLAHTFEQGVPRNLIDANSPPEQGVPGLQRVVSKSGAKDILDLAWPVFEGKAGTLRMGFDRGALVTRMQELWLEIALVTLAILISAVIGGLFFMRRITKPLESLVQATQAMDRGRFDIRVQTQGKDEFASLAKSFNNMAARLGRYTTSLQKQAESLEQMHNQLSTAYDVIRTVSAQTRLDTIGKYLLGQLKEILTCKEMVLLLCNPDKTRLVRLSDQGVAIKNNQQELDELETALQGLPSHSVCKASRIGLPLIDQPISESPAQAIIPFDSHENIFGALVIACPGDCECDFKEADLVSLIIAHTAESIFRAVRQEEEMQDLQSLLEGHPVYGNIVGKNPVMQKVFNLIDEVAPTGATVLISGESGTGKELVARAIHDKSPRKDKPFVVIDCSAFPSTLIESELFGHTKGAFTGATNAKAGRFEQADGGTVFLDEIGEVPLELQVKLLRVLQTQRFERLGGRQTIEVDMRIIAATNKDLLEEVRAGRFREDLYYRLEVIPIHLPPLRSRGNDVALLARHFLSLFAARMEKQIQDISSQAMRLILRYPWPGNVRELENVMEQAVIMARGDRLLPGDLPDKLLEPSPKTTPEKEMWSHERDLLVQTLDECGWNKKLAAEKLGIGRSTLYSKLKRYNLQQQNE
- a CDS encoding molybdopterin-dependent oxidoreductase — protein: MKRTSGDPQSAPCTSLTRRTFIKGSLAAGAMASSMPALRAFVRADPAEAAVPGQAGEWLPANCQGCTSWCSKQVYVVDGRAVKVRGNPHSKVNMGASCPRSHLGLQQVYDPDRIKVPMKRTNPNKGRDQDPGFVPISWDEALETIADRIMDLRKKNETHKYMLMRGRYTYMRDVLYDSMTKIIGSPNNISHSTLCAEGEKFGPYYTEGLWAYRQYDIENTRYILLWGADPLAANRQVSYYSYAWGNALDRAKVAIVEPRLSATAAKADEWLAAEPGQDGAIAVAMAHVILTEGLWYRDFVGDFTDGVNRFAQGQAVDETLFEEKYTHGLVRWWNLEVKDKTAEWAADKAGISAEQIRRVAIEYAQAAPNVMSWVGGGPSMQVRSAYACMACHALNGLTGGVDNVGGTLKANTVYTQGFPDYSEYLDEIAKQGKEHEKIDQRGRLEFPCLKEGKSGGGVNTNRAADGIINEDPNEIKMAIAYMNNFNFSAPEGQRWDKALAKIPFLVHITTNASEFSWFADIVLPDTHHQFEKWGYTKSHGHGYRHVVLQQPIIDMPFDYKIDETEIPFLLGKKLADRGFDLLHRYHVEKFKDPETGKTPTNEKEFAEYAVKIGTEKLWNPAKWEGGDKINGWEEFKKIGVSNSDPYPYRKRWGKMNTETGMFEFYSETLKKALEKHAQKHGASVDHVLEVCNYQARGELAFVPHYEEPYVHGDPTEFPLVFVDHKARLNREGRSANCSWYHELKDLDPGEANYADVAKINPLDARKMGLEDGDTIKIVSPSGEIECTARLWEGVRPGTVAKCYGQGHWAYGRLAAKVFGKQPRGGNNNYIIPADYDRLSGASAYYGTTRVKIVKV